The Coffea eugenioides isolate CCC68of chromosome 8, Ceug_1.0, whole genome shotgun sequence genome has a segment encoding these proteins:
- the LOC113779766 gene encoding zinc finger CCCH domain-containing protein 23-like, producing the protein MMIGDHSPRSNPTVQVPPWDFLDDHRTANIHSPYSISLNGGNASSFELALDNLTALQRYLPSNTGSDDVVSDTDDLDIPVDAFSCDQFRMFEFKVRRCARARSHDWTECPYAHPGEKARRRDPRKYHYSGSACPDFRKGACKKGDSCEFAHGVFECWLHPARYRTQPCKDGTQCRRRVCFFAHTPDQLRVLPQTECYDGSPSRLGCNSPGRHAYDSGVSPLNAKNGAFGSSPTSVLSSPPSSPASESPPMSPSGAVSLNSVSGLAQSMRNLQIGNTRMTAGSPPWGIQVGGGFCSPRSPSTLRPGFTSLPATPTPAPAPARTRSGLGAFDLWDKACQEEPAMERVESGRDLRAKIYAKLSKENSLESATPVPDFGWISELVK; encoded by the coding sequence ATGATGATCGGAGATCATTCTCCCCGTTCAAATCCAACCGTCCAAGTACCTCCCTGGGATTTCTTAGATGACCATCGCACGGCTAATATTCACTCACCATATTCCATTTCCCTTAACGGCGGTAATGCTAGCAGTTTCGAACTTGCCTTGGATAACTTGACGGCGCTACAGCGATATCTGCCGTCGAACACAGGCTCCGACGACGTCGTCTCGGATACCGATGACTTGGATATACCTGTGGACGCGTTCTCATGCGATCAGTTCCGCATGTTCGAGTTTAAGGTCCGCAGGTGCGCACGTGCCAGGTCACATGACTGGACTGAGTGTCCGTATGCTCATCCGGGCGAGAAGGCTCGCCGGAGGGACCCGCGCAAGTATCATTATTCCGGTAGCGCTTGTCCGGACTTCAGGAAAGGCGCGTGTAAGAAGGGCGACTCCTGCGAGTTCGCTCACGGCGTATTCGAGTGCTGGCTCCACCCTGCTCGCTATCGTACGCAGCCCTGTAAAGATGGGACCCAGTGTCGCCGGAGGGTCTGTTTCTTTGCTCATACTCCTGATCAGCTGCGCGTCCTTCCTCAGACCGAGTGCTATGACGGATCTCCTAGTCGACTCGGATGCAACTCGCCGGGTCGACATGCTTATGATTCTGGTGTCTCGCCCCTGAACGCGAAAAATGGCGCGTTTGGGTCGTCTCCCACTTCGGTTCTGTCCTCCCCGCCTTCTTCCCCGGCTTCCGAGTCCCCGCCCATGTCGCCTAGCGGAGCGGTGAGTTTGAACTCAGTGAGTGGACTGGCTCAGTCAATGCGTAACCTGCAGATTGGTAACACGAGGATGACTGCTGGGTCTCCTCCATGGGGGATTCAAGTGGGTGGTGGGTTTTGTTCGCCTCGGAGCCCCTCCACTTTAAGGCCCGGGTTCACGAGCCTGCCCGCTACTCCGACCCCGGCCCCGGCCCCGGCCCGAACTCGGTCCGGACTCGGTGCGTTTGATCTGTGGGACAAGGCATGCCAAGAGGAGCCGGCGATGGAGCGGGTTGAATCCGGTCGGGACCTTCGTGCAAAGATCTATGCAAAACTGAGCAAGGAGAACTCCCTCGAGTCAGCCACCCCGGTTCCTGATTTCGGGTGGATTTCCGAACTCGTGAAATGA